AATTTGGACGCCCTGGTTGGGCAGACCCACCTCGTAGGCATCGGGGTACATGAGTGCCCACCGCACGGGGTGGGCGTCCCAGTCCTTGATCGTGGAGTTCAGCTCCCCGCCGACGTACTGGATCGGCTTCTGCACTTTCGGCAGCAGCTGTTCGAGACGAGGGAAGACCGACTGGACGCTCATAGTGCCCACCAGCCTACTGGCCGCGTGGTGCCGGCGGCCCCTCGGCCGATTGTCCGCTCATCGACGTATCGCGCCTCGCCGATAGGTCGGTGAGTGGACAAATAACTCCGGTGCATGACCACCGTCACGTGCGTATCCGGATGACGATGGCCTTCTGGATCGTTACAGTCGATGTGGGCGCAGGGAGCGCCCGACAGAGTAGGAGTGTCGACATGTTTTTCTCCGGAACCGCCGCGAACGCGCTGGTGCGCGCACGGTCGGCCCGGCACGCCCGGGACGCCTGGGCCCGTCTCGTCGACGAGAAGGGCGAGCGCCGCGCTTTCGCGGAGCTGGCTTCGTTCGCGGGTGGCTCGGACGCCGCCGTGCGGACCCTCACGCGGCACGGCATCGAGACCGACCTCGACTGACCGTCCGCCCCGAGATCTGATCAATCGAGCAGCTGTCGAACGGCCGACGAAGGCACCACAGTAGACAGCAAAGGCCCATAGCGAAGAAGCTATGGGCCTTTTCCGTGCGCGGAGGTCGCTGCGGCGCGGGCAGCCGCGAGCGCGCCGCGCGGGGGGCGGCCGCGAGCGCGCCGCGCGGGCGGCGGCGGGCAGCGCGGCCGCGGCGGGGCGGCCGCGGCCGGCGGGGCCGCTCCGGATGAAAAGCGGATTGGTCCAGTCAGGGCAGGACCAATCCGCGTTCGTCGCGCCCTCACCGCTATCCGGGCTGCGGAACGCGCCTGATCATGGGGTGGGCGTCGGCTCTGTGCCGTCGGCGGGAGATTCCTGGACGCCGTCGGGGGTGGCAGCGGGTGGCGACGTGACGTACACCGGCGATGGCGAGACCGTGACCTTCACCGTGACGTCGGGCGCGGGCTCACCACGCAGCGGGATGCCCACCACCGAGCCCACGAGACACGACACCAGGGCGATCACCGCGCCGGCACCGAGGAGGCCGGCGAGCATCGGCTTGGTGAAGATCGGTTGGGTTGCGCTGGGACCGGGGTCCGGGGGTTCCAGGGATGCTCCGCGTGGGCGGTCGTCCGACCAGGCGGTCGGAACCTCGCCGCTCACGTTCCAGCCCACGGGGCCAATCGGGCCGGACGGGTTTCCGCTGGTCGGTGCGCCACTCACGGGCATCGCGCCGTAGGCGCCGCTCACAGGTGCCGCGCCGCTGACCGGAGCCGCCGCGGCCGCGCCAGTCGGAATTGCACCGCTGACGCGAGCCGCACCGTTGGTGGGCGCCGCACCATAGCTCGGCGCGGCACCGTAGGCCGGTGCTGCTCCGCTCACCGGCGCCGTGCCGTTGACCGGTGCCGCGCCATATGGAGGTGATGCCCCGCTGACCGGCGCTGCACCACCCACCGGAGCTGCGCCGTACACCGGCGCAGCGCCACTGACCGGCGCTGCGCCGCTCACGGGAACCGCACCGCTCACGGGTGTTGCCCCGCCGGGAGGCGCTGCCCGATGCGCCGAGGCCGCACCGCTGACCGGAACCGCGCCACTCCTGGGAGACGCACCGCTCACGGGTGCCGCCCCGTACACCGGAGCCGCGCCACTGACCGGGGCCGCACCGCCCATGGGAGCCGCACCGCTGACCGGAACCGCGCCACTCCTGGGAGACGCACCACTCACGGGTGCCGCCCCATACACCGGAGCCGCGCCACTGACCGGGGCCGCACCGCCCATGGGAGCCGCACCGCTGACCGGAACCGCGCCGCCCATGGGAGCCGCGCCGCTCACCGGGGAGACGGCCGCCCGGCCGGGGTGTCCGCCGGGATCGCGGATCGCATCACGATCACCGGTCTCCCACTCGCGCCCCGGACGCTGGCGCGGCACCGCCGCGCTCGCCCGGCCGCTGGGCGCGGAGCCCGGCACGCTCGCGCTGCCCGCCGCACTGGCGTGGCCCCGCGCGTCGTCCCACTCCGGATCGACGTCTCCGGTGATCCAGTCGGGCTCGTCGGCGTCGTACCGCGGACGCCGAGACCGCCCGGCACGGGGCTGACCGGCCGGCTCGTATGCCCGGTCGTCGCGCTCGTGAACCTGATCATCCGGCTCGTAGGCGGGGTCGTACCCCCGGTCGTCGCGCTCGTAGGCCCGATCGTCGCGCTGGTAAGCCCGCTCCTGGTCATATGCCCGGTCCCGGTCGAAGACCCGATCGTCGCGACCGAAGGGCCGATCCTCGTCGTAAGACCGGCCCTGGTCGTAAGCCCGGCCCTGGTCGTAAGACCGGCCCTGGTCGTAAGGGCCGCCCTGGTCGTGGGATCGGTCGGCGCGCTCGTAGGGCCGGTCCTGGTCGTGGGGCCGGCCGCTCCGCTCGAGCGGCCGGTCATCCCGGTCGTGCGTCCGGACGTCGTGGTCGTAGCGTCGCTCGTCAGGGGCGGCCGATGAGGGGTCGTCGTCGCGGCGCGCCCGCTCGGCCGCTTCTCGCGCCAACCGCGCCGCCGCCCGCGTCCCCTCGGCCGGCCGCGCATCGGCCTGCCTGCCCTCGTCGCTCGCCCGGCGCCCGGAGCGACGCCCTTCCCGCTCGGGGTAGCTCTCCCGTTCCGGGTGGCCCTCCCGCTCCGGGTAACCGCCTGGCTCTACGGGCGGTTCGTCGTATCGACCGCTCAGGCGATCCTCGCGCATAGGACCACGCCAATCTTCGCCTCGCCGATCCTGGCCCTGCTGATCCTCGGCCCGGCGGCCATCGCCCTGCCGGTCCTCGCCTCGACGACCCTCTGCCCGGCGCCCCTCTTCCGGCCGATCCTCGACCCAGCGACCGTCCGCCCGCCGATCCTCCGCCCAGCGACCGTCCTCCCGACGATCCTCAGCCCAGCGACCGTCCTCCCGCCGATCCTCCGCCCAGCGACCGTCCTCCCGACGATCCTCAGCCCAGCGACCGTCCTCCCGCCGATCCTCCGCCCAGCGACCGTCCTCCCGACGATCCTCAGCCCAGCGACCGTCCTCCCGCCGATCCTCCGCCCAGCGACCGTCCTCCCGACGATCCTCAGCCCAGCGGCCATCCTTCGGGGGGTCCTCGACCCGGCGAGCGTCCTCCCGACGATCCTCGACCCGGCGAGCGTCCTCCCGCCGATCCTGGGCCCAGCGGCCCTCCTCCGGACGGTCCTCGACCCGACGACCGTCTCGGCGGTCGCCGCTGCGGCGCTCCTCGCCGCGAAGCTCCTCGCTGTGGCGGTCCTCGTGCCGACGGTCCTCGGCGCGGCGGCTCTCTCGGTCATCCCGGCCCGGCCCGCGGTCGTAAGCCCCGTCGTAGCGCGCCGACGCCTCGTAGCCGGCTGAGGCACGGTCATCGAAGGCACCCTCGTCGTAGGCAGCTTCGTCCTCCGGCACGTCCGTCGGACCGAGGACCCGGTGCCCCGACGTGTGCAGGTAGTCCAAGTAATAGTCTCCGTCGTCCGGATGCCGGCCCCGCTCGTCGGGCCGGTTCCGCCGCTGCTCGATGCGCTGGATCAGACCCGTTCGGCCCAAAAGACCGGTGGCACTCGGGTCCTGCTGCTCGCCTCCCGAAGGCGCGCTCCCCGACGGCCCGGGCCCGGCCGATCCGGGTCCAACCCCGGACGGCCCAGCCTCCGGGGGCTGACCGCCGAACGGCGCCGGCCCGGACGGCTGAGCCCCGGGCGGCACGGGCCCGGGCGGCACGGGCCCGGGCGGCACGGGCCCGGACGGCACGGGCCCGGACGGCGCCGGGCCGGACGGCACGGGCCCGGACGGCGCCGGGCCGGACGGAGGGCTGCCGGAGACCGGGGCGTCGCCCGGGGACCGCCCGACCGATCGGGCGTGCGGCGAACCGTCCGAAGGCGGCCTCGACGCCGATCGGTGCTCTGGCGGGTAGTCGCCCGGCATGACCATCCTTGTCTCACGTGCAGTGCGGAACAGCGGGACTCCAGCGTCCTCCGTTACCTCCCGGGCAAAAGTAAAGGCCGGACCTCAGACTGATGCATGGACCCTCGGTCTCCGGTTAGCTCCCCCGAAGAGTCAGGTGAGCGCCGCCCGATCGGACGGTTCCGTTCACTTCGAGTAACTGCACCGGCACACAAAGACGTCCACATCGGAGAACCGCTACCGACGTGTGAGGATCGAACCATGGGTCGGACCGTCGCATTCGTGCTCGGGGGTGGCGGCGTCCTCGGCGCCGTCGAGGTCGGCATGATCCGGGCGCTCTACGACGCGGGCATCTACCCCGATCTTGTCGTCGGGACTTCGATCGGCGCGCTGAACGGCGTCGTTCTCGCCGCGGCACCGATCGACGAGGCTACCGACCGCCTGACCGAACTCTGGTCGTCCAGCGCCGCCCGCGACGTCTTCCGCGCGTCGATGGCGCGCCAGGTCGGGCAGCTGGTTCGCACCGGGACGCACGCTCACTCGTCCGGGCCGCTGCGGGCGTTGCTGAAGCCGCTGGAGGGCCTGCGCTTCGAGGATTTGCGCGTCCCGTTCCAGTGCTGCGCGGCCTCGATCGAGCGGGCCGCCGAGCGGTGGTTCACCTCCGGGCCGTTGATCGACGCCGTGATGGCCTCCTGCGCGGTGCCGGGTTTACTCCCGCCCGTGCGCATTGAGGACGAGCACTACCTTGATGGGGGGTTGGTGAACAGCATCCCCGTCGGCCGCGCCCTCGAACTCGGCGCCGACCAGGTGTTCGTCCTGCAGGTCGGCCGGATCGAGCGACCGCTGCGAGCACCCTCCAAGCCGTGGGAGGTGGCGATGGTGGCGTTCGAGATCGCCAGGCGGCACCGGTTCGCGCGCGACATGGCGTCCCTACCGGACAACACCGACGTCCACGTGCTGCCGACCGGGCTCGGCGAGCCCATCGAGACGAAGGCCGACCGGGCGCTGACCGACCTGTCCCCGCTGGCGTACCGGTCGTTCGGGCTGATCGACCGCCGCATCGACCGCGCCTATCAGGCCAGCACCGCCTACCTGGCCGAGAACGGACTGGCCTGAGTCATGCCGATCCCCCGCTGGTTCCGCCGTGTCATCGTGGCACCGGCCGCCGTCTGCATCCTTTCCGGGCTGCTGCTGACGATGCCGCTCTGGTTGATCGTCGTCGGCCTGGTCTCGATCGGGCTGAAGGGGCGGCGCAGGTTACTGCGCGTCGTCTGGCTCGGGACGCTGTACTGCGTCCTGGAACTCGTGGTGCTGCTGGAGCTCTTCGGACTCTGGCTCGCCGCCGGGTGCAGCGCGCGTCGCGTCCGGAGCCCGAAGTTTCAGGTACGGCACTACCAGCTCGTCGCCTGGGTTTTGAACATCGCCTATCGGCAGGCGGGTCGCGTCCTCAAGCTGCGGGTGCGCACCGACGGGCCGGACCCGGACGCACATCCGGGGCGTCCGCTGATCGTGCTCTCCAGGCACGCCGGCCCCGGCGACTCGTTCCTGCTGACCAACGCGCTGATCAACCAGTACGCACGCGAGCCGCGGATCGTCCTGAAGGACACGCTGCAGTGGGATCCGGCGGTCGACGTCCTGCTCAACCGGCTGCCGAGCCGGTTCATCTCGCCCAACCCCGGCTCGTCCGGCGACGCCGTCGAGGATCAGATCGCGACGCTCGCGACCGGCCTGGACGAGAACGACGCGTTCGTGATCTTCCCGGAGGGCGGCAACTTCACCCCGAACCGCCGCACGAAGATCATCGAGAGCCTGCGCCGCAAGGGTCTGCACTCCGCCGCGCGACGCGCCGAGGAGATGATCCACGTTCTGGCTCCCCGGCCGGGCGGCGTGGTCGCCGCGCTCGGGGCCGCGCCACCGGACGCGGACGTGCTGCTGGTCGCGCACACCGGGCTCGACCACATGCTCACGGTCGCCGACGTATGGCGGGAGCTGCCGATGGACAAGACGATCACGATGCGGTTCTGGTTGGTGCCTGCGGCCGAGGTGCCGCGAGCGAATCCGGAGCAGCAGGTCGAGTGGCTCTACGGCTGGTGGGAGCGGATCGACGATTGGATCGAGGAACATCGCGCCGCCGCTTGACGTACGGTTTTTCACGTGACCTCAGATCTCACCGTAACGGCGTCCTCACTCGCTGACGAACTCCTCGCGTTGGTCTGTACCGCGGACCCGCTCGGTGCGTCGCTGCTGGGGCTTCCGGGGTACGACGACGGCCTCGCGGACCCCTCGGCGAACGAGGAGGCCCGGCTGGGCGTGGCGTTCGGTGAGCTCGCCGAGCGGGCGCTCGCCCTCGATCCGGACGGGCTCTCGGAGGTCGACCGGCAGACCCGTGACTTCATCGCCCACCTGGCGAGCACCGAGCGGGACGCGGCCGCGCTGCACACGGTCGAGTGGACGATCACCGACTTCTTCGCCGCCCCGGCCGCGGCGCTGGTCGACCTGCTGCCGCGGGTCCCGCTGGTCACGCCAGAGAAGGCGAGCGGATTCCTCGACCGCCTCGGCCGCTTCCCGGCCTTCCTCGCCGCGGTCGCCGACCGCCACCGCGAGGGGCTCGCCGCCGGCCGGACGCCGGTCGCCTCGCTGGTCCGGGCCGCGATCGGCCACCTCGACCGGGTGCTGGCCGACGAGAACCTGGCCGGTCTGCGGGTGCCGGGCGGGCCGGGCGTCACTGACCAGGAGGCGTTCACCGCCGAGCGCGACCGGTTGCTCGCCGAGGCGGTCGTTCCGGCGCTCACCGCGTACCGCACCGTGCTGCAGGACGAGATCCTGCCCGCCGGCCGTCCGGACGAGCAGCCGGGCGCCTACTACCTCCCGGGCGGCACGGAGATCTACGCGACGCTGGCCCGCAAGCACACCTCGACCCACCGCACGCCGGAAGAGCTGCACGCGGTCGGTCTGCAGATCATCGCGGCGCTGGAGAGCGAGTACGCGGAGATCGGCCGCCGGGTGTTCGGCACCGCTGACCAGGCGGAGATCTTCGCCCGGCTGCGCACCGACCCGGTGCTGCGCTACGCATCCGCCGAGGAGATGCTCGAGCAGGCGCGGAGTGCGGTGGCGCGGGCGTGGGCGGCGGCACCCGCCTGGTTCGGGCACCGTCCGTCGACCGAGTGCGTCGTCGAGCCGGTTCCGGCCGCTGCCGCGCCCGGCTCGCCCCCGGCGTACTACCTGCCCGGCGCGATCGACGGCTCCCGGCAGGGCACGTACTTCCTCAACACCTACGCGCCGACCGAACGGTTCCGGCACACCGCGGAGGTCGTGGCGTTCCACGAGGCCGTGCCCGGCCACCACTTCCAGATCTCGATCGCGCAGGAGATGACCGGTCTGCCGCTAGCGCGGCGGCTGCTGGCCGACACCGCGTACGCCGAGGGGTGGGGCCTGTACTGCGAACGCCTCGCGGACGAGATGGGCCTCTATTCGGACGACGTCGCGCGGCTCGGCATGCTCAGCGCCGACTCGTGGCGGGCGGCGCGGCTCGTCGTGGACACCGGGCTCCACGCGCTCGGTTGGTCGCGCGACGAGGCGCTGACCTGGATGCGGACGCACACGCCGCTGTCGGACCAGGAGACCGCGACCGAGATCGACCGCTACATCGCGTACCCGGGCCAGGCACTGTCCTACATGGTCGGCCGCCTGGAACTGCTGACGCTCCGCGCGCGGGCGTCGAAGGAGCTGGGCGAGGCGTTCGACCTCAAGGCGTTCCACGACACGGTCCTGGGCGCCGGCTCCCTCCCCCTGGCCGTCCTGGGAGACGTGGTCGACCGCTGGATCGCGGGCACAGCCCGCTAGCTCGAACGTGGAGCCCGCCGAGGACGAGGCTGGCGTCCGCGCGCAACGACGCCGCGACCTTGGCCTTGGCGTCTCAAGTCGTTGCGCGCGGCCGTCAGGCTCGCCCCTCGGCGGGCCGTGCACTACAGGGCGTGGATGGCGGCGCCTAGGAGGGCTAGCTTCTCGGTGTACTGGACGGGGTAGGTGCCCGCGGGGTCGGCCGGGCGGTCCGGGTCGATGTAGCGGTAGCCGAGGTTCGAGTGCACCGAGACGATGTACGACTCGAACGGCTTACCGGGCAACGACTTCACGATCCCGGCGTCGTTGCCGGACGTGTCGGCGAGCCCGGTCTTGTGCGCGAACGTCACCTGCGCGG
This Cryptosporangium aurantiacum DNA region includes the following protein-coding sequences:
- a CDS encoding patatin-like phospholipase family protein, whose protein sequence is MGRTVAFVLGGGGVLGAVEVGMIRALYDAGIYPDLVVGTSIGALNGVVLAAAPIDEATDRLTELWSSSAARDVFRASMARQVGQLVRTGTHAHSSGPLRALLKPLEGLRFEDLRVPFQCCAASIERAAERWFTSGPLIDAVMASCAVPGLLPPVRIEDEHYLDGGLVNSIPVGRALELGADQVFVLQVGRIERPLRAPSKPWEVAMVAFEIARRHRFARDMASLPDNTDVHVLPTGLGEPIETKADRALTDLSPLAYRSFGLIDRRIDRAYQASTAYLAENGLA
- a CDS encoding lysophospholipid acyltransferase family protein, whose amino-acid sequence is MPIPRWFRRVIVAPAAVCILSGLLLTMPLWLIVVGLVSIGLKGRRRLLRVVWLGTLYCVLELVVLLELFGLWLAAGCSARRVRSPKFQVRHYQLVAWVLNIAYRQAGRVLKLRVRTDGPDPDAHPGRPLIVLSRHAGPGDSFLLTNALINQYAREPRIVLKDTLQWDPAVDVLLNRLPSRFISPNPGSSGDAVEDQIATLATGLDENDAFVIFPEGGNFTPNRRTKIIESLRRKGLHSAARRAEEMIHVLAPRPGGVVAALGAAPPDADVLLVAHTGLDHMLTVADVWRELPMDKTITMRFWLVPAAEVPRANPEQQVEWLYGWWERIDDWIEEHRAAA
- a CDS encoding DUF885 domain-containing protein, with protein sequence MTSDLTVTASSLADELLALVCTADPLGASLLGLPGYDDGLADPSANEEARLGVAFGELAERALALDPDGLSEVDRQTRDFIAHLASTERDAAALHTVEWTITDFFAAPAAALVDLLPRVPLVTPEKASGFLDRLGRFPAFLAAVADRHREGLAAGRTPVASLVRAAIGHLDRVLADENLAGLRVPGGPGVTDQEAFTAERDRLLAEAVVPALTAYRTVLQDEILPAGRPDEQPGAYYLPGGTEIYATLARKHTSTHRTPEELHAVGLQIIAALESEYAEIGRRVFGTADQAEIFARLRTDPVLRYASAEEMLEQARSAVARAWAAAPAWFGHRPSTECVVEPVPAAAAPGSPPAYYLPGAIDGSRQGTYFLNTYAPTERFRHTAEVVAFHEAVPGHHFQISIAQEMTGLPLARRLLADTAYAEGWGLYCERLADEMGLYSDDVARLGMLSADSWRAARLVVDTGLHALGWSRDEALTWMRTHTPLSDQETATEIDRYIAYPGQALSYMVGRLELLTLRARASKELGEAFDLKAFHDTVLGAGSLPLAVLGDVVDRWIAGTAR